In the genome of Fructilactobacillus hinvesii, the window CATAACCTAGCCCAGCTAGCGCTCCTGAAGCTAAGGCAATGATGTTCTTTAAGGCGCCCCCAAACTCGACTCCAATCACATCGGAGTTGGTGTAAACCCGGAAGTAATCATTCATAAAAAGCTTTTGAAAGTGGGTTGCAGCATCAAAATCATCACTCGCTACGGTTACTAGCGTGGGGTCGTGCTGTGCGACTCCCTCCGCATGACTTGGTCCCGAAATGACAGAGATGCTCTCCCGTTGCTCTGGAGCAATCGTTTCTGCTAATACTTGGGAAATCCGCAGGTGGGTCGTTGTTTCTAATCCCTTACTTCCATGAATCAAATGGGGTTTCAGGTCTAACTTTTGTAAAATAGGAGCAACGTCTGCAGCAACAGAACGCGTTGCCTGGGCAGGAACAATGAAGAGAACGTCCGTAGCATCCGTGAGGGCAGTCTCTAAATCAGTGGTTGCCCGTAAGTTAGTGGGAAACGTGTAGTTTTTAATGTATTTTTCGTTGGTATGTTGCTGGTTCAATTCTTCAGCTTGGGCAGCGCTTCTCGTCCACAACTGAACGGTGTGTCCGTTTTCGTTTAAGATGGCAGCTAACATGCTCCCCCACGATCCGGCTCCCAATACGGCAATTTTAGTTTTCATTTAATTAATTGTCTCCTTTAGCATTTTCCACATCGTACCATTGTAAATTCTGATCAGCGCGACGGCGATAAATTAACACGACCAGCGCTCCCACGCACAGAACCACTGAGAGCACCTGCGAAACCCGCAGCGGCCCTAACATTAAGCTGTCGGTGCGCATGCCTTCGGTAAAGAAACGTCCGTATGCATACCACATCACGTAGGTTAAAAAGATTTCCCCACGCTTAAAAAGATGATTAGAGTGGCGCATGGTTAGCAAGAGGACGAAGCCCAACAAGTCCCATAGTGATTCGTAGAGAAAGGTGGGTTGCCGATACGCTCCGTCGATTAACATTTGCTGCATAATCACGGCTGGCAGGTGTAAATGTGCAAGAAAAGAATGGCTGGTAATCGCTCCATAGGCTTCTTGATTCATGAAGTTGCCCCAACGCCCGATTCCTTGTGCCATCACCACGGTCGGTGCAGCAATATCAAAAACCTGCCACAAAGACATTTGGTGCCGGCGACAGAACCACCAAATGAAGAGTCCCGCACCAAGAAGTGCTCCATAAATGGCAATGCCTCCGTCCCAGATCGCAATGATTTCACCGGGGTGACTCGCATAGTAATTCCACCGAAAGACGACGTAGTATAGGCGAGCCGAAACAATCGCAATGGGGATGGCTCCGAGAATTAAGTTGTACACCAGGTCCTCATTAAGGCCCTGGCGGTGCACTTCGCGCATTGCTAACCAAACCGCCAGTAACACGGCAGTTGCAATGATGATTCCATACCAGCGAACGTTGAAGGGACCGAAACTAATCGCAATCGGATTTAAGGCTGCAATTGCAAACATTGTGATTCAGCCTCCCTAGTGTCCCTCGTCTGCCTTGGGTTGATCTTCTTGACTGTGTTCCTTAATCAACCCATTTAACTCTTCGTCAAACATATTAGTAGCGTTGTACCCCATCGTGTTGGCCCGGAAGTTCATCGCAGCCGTTTCAATGATAATCGCTAAATTTCGGCCGGGTTTAACCGGGATGTCGAGTTGCTTGACTTCCACGTCAAAAATCCGTTGTTTGGCATCACCGGTCCCCAGCCGATCATACTTCTTACCCTTCTCCCAAATGTCTAAGTGGATAATAAGGTCAATCCGGGTTTCTGACCGCACCGCCCCGGTTCCAAAGAGGGTCATGACGTCAATGATTCCGATTCCCCGAATTTCTAACAGATGATTCAAAATCTTTGGGGCCTGCCCAATTAAATCCTGTTCGTCATGTTGATGAACGTCTACCCGGTCATCAGCAATCAGCCGGTGCCCCCGTTTAACTAGTTCTAATGCGGTTTCACTCTTTCCGATCCCAGAATCACCGGTAATCAGAATTCCAACCCCATAGACTTCTACTAGTACTCCATGAATGGACTGACGGGGAGCTAGCTGGGCTTCTAGGTAGTCAGTCATGTTACTCAGCACCCGGGAGGTGTTTAACTTCGATTCAAGGATGGGAATGCCAGCGGCTTTGGCGGCGCGAACCAGTTCCACGGGTGGTTCAATGGCTGTCGAAATCACAAAGGCCGGCGTATCTGGTTGACACAACCGCGTCATGTATTCCTGTAAGTCTTTTTCTTCCAAGTGTTTTGCAAATGAAGTTTCCGTAATTCCCAGCAACTGAATTCGTTCTGACGGATAGTAGGCAAAGTAACCGGTTAATTCCAGCCCGGGCCGCGAAATATCACTGGTCGTAATGGAGCGATCTAGATGATCAGACCCCGAAAAAACACTCAAATGGGTATTTTCCACTAATTCTTTAACGCTCACACTGTTATTACTCATGAAAATCCTCCTTGGTTACACGTCCGGGGTAATGAAGTAGTTGCAAATTGACATTAACAAAGAGATTAAAAAAACCATTCCAAACGAGGAAAAGCTCATCATCGGTCCGACTAACACCGCGGTTAATTCTAAGATTAGGGCGTTCAACACCAGGTTAAAAAGCCCAAACGTCAAGATGTTAATCGGCAAAAACAGAATCGATAAAATCGGTTTAATTAAAACTTGTAAAAGGGTTAAAACGGCGGCCGCCCCTAGTGCGACCTGCCAACTTTCGATGTAAAAGGAAGTTGGAAAAATAGTAGCAAAGGCTAATAACAAAATGAAATTAACCAGCCACCGACTAATCACTCTCATTTTTGTACTCCTGTTTCATCCTTGGGAAAAGTCACAATCCCAATTTCATGGGGAGCTCCAGCATAAAT includes:
- a CDS encoding NAD(P)H-dependent glycerol-3-phosphate dehydrogenase, with the translated sequence MKTKIAVLGAGSWGSMLAAILNENGHTVQLWTRSAAQAEELNQQHTNEKYIKNYTFPTNLRATTDLETALTDATDVLFIVPAQATRSVAADVAPILQKLDLKPHLIHGSKGLETTTHLRISQVLAETIAPEQRESISVISGPSHAEGVAQHDPTLVTVASDDFDAATHFQKLFMNDYFRVYTNSDVIGVEFGGALKNIIALASGALAGLGYGDNSRAALMTRGVAEISRLGVSFGANPLTFAGLSGMGDVIVTATSTNSRNYRAGYQLGQGIPLADVIANMGMVIEGIATSQAAYDLAQTTGISMPITEAIHAVLNQEETVPAAIHALMTREGQTENG
- the lgt gene encoding prolipoprotein diacylglyceryl transferase → MFAIAALNPIAISFGPFNVRWYGIIIATAVLLAVWLAMREVHRQGLNEDLVYNLILGAIPIAIVSARLYYVVFRWNYYASHPGEIIAIWDGGIAIYGALLGAGLFIWWFCRRHQMSLWQVFDIAAPTVVMAQGIGRWGNFMNQEAYGAITSHSFLAHLHLPAVIMQQMLIDGAYRQPTFLYESLWDLLGFVLLLTMRHSNHLFKRGEIFLTYVMWYAYGRFFTEGMRTDSLMLGPLRVSQVLSVVLCVGALVVLIYRRRADQNLQWYDVENAKGDN
- the hprK gene encoding HPr(Ser) kinase/phosphatase, which codes for MSNNSVSVKELVENTHLSVFSGSDHLDRSITTSDISRPGLELTGYFAYYPSERIQLLGITETSFAKHLEEKDLQEYMTRLCQPDTPAFVISTAIEPPVELVRAAKAAGIPILESKLNTSRVLSNMTDYLEAQLAPRQSIHGVLVEVYGVGILITGDSGIGKSETALELVKRGHRLIADDRVDVHQHDEQDLIGQAPKILNHLLEIRGIGIIDVMTLFGTGAVRSETRIDLIIHLDIWEKGKKYDRLGTGDAKQRIFDVEVKQLDIPVKPGRNLAIIIETAAMNFRANTMGYNATNMFDEELNGLIKEHSQEDQPKADEGH
- a CDS encoding phage holin family protein, which produces MRVISRWLVNFILLLAFATIFPTSFYIESWQVALGAAAVLTLLQVLIKPILSILFLPINILTFGLFNLVLNALILELTAVLVGPMMSFSSFGMVFLISLLMSICNYFITPDV